The DNA window CTGGCGCAGGTCCACCGGGACTGCGACGCGGTTGCAGGCGGGTTGAGCCCCATGCTCGGCCAGGGTGGACGCCTTGAAGTCCAGCACCCGGGTCTGGTCGAGCTCGTAGACTGTGGTGCCCGCCGGCCAGGGCAACCGCCAGGACCGCGCGTCCAGGCCGGCCGCCAGGATCACCGCCTGGCGGATGCCCGCACCGGTGGCGTCGAGGAAGAACTTGTCGAAAAACGCCGTGCGCGAGGCCATGTAACCGACCATCGACTGCATCTGCAGCGGCAGCGTCGGCTCGGCTTCGACGATTTCGGCCGGCAGCTGCGCCCCGGAGTGCCAATTCCACACGCCGTCACCGGCGGCGTCGAGGAACACCTGAGCGAATGGATCTGTGATCAAAGGGTTTTCGCTGCGGGTCTCCGCGGCACGGGCCGAGGCCACACCAAGCGCGGTCGCGCCCACGCTTTCGGTGATCTCCCAGCTGTCGTTGTCGGTTCTGGCCACGATCAGTTCCCTCCCGTCCGCTGCGCCGCCACGAACAGCGTCTGCGGCGTGGCGTCGTCGATGCCCTGTGGTGGCTTGCGGCCGTAGCCGGCCATCAGCTCCGGCGCTGGGGTGACCGTCACCTCCCAGCCGTGCCGGCCCAGCCAGTCAGCCACATCCTCACGTTCCTCGAAGTACCACAGGTCTTGCACGTCGGGAATGTCGCGCTCGGGGTCCAGTTCGGCCATCAGGTCGCGCACCCGCTGCATGGTCTGGCGTTGCCGGTTCCGGGCCTCCTCGTCGAGGAAGTCGGGGCCGGGCGCTTCCACGGCGATCCGGCTGCCGTGCGCGCTGAGCGCCTGTACCCGGTCGAACAGCAGCTCTTGGGCGGCTGCCGGCAGAAACGGCAACAGCCCCTCCGCCGACCACACGCTGGGCGCCGAGAGGTCAAATCCGGCCTGCTGCAATGCGGACGGCCAGTCGTGGCGCAGGTCGACGGGAACGTTGACGAGCTTGCAGGTTGGCTGGGCGCCCTTTTCGCGCAGCGTCGACGCCTTAAAGTCCAACACCCGCGGCTGGTCCAACTCGTACACCGTGGTGGCATCCGGCCCCTCTTTTCCGAAGGGCAGCCGCCAGGCCCGGGAGTCCAGCCCCGCCGCCAGAATCACCACCTGACGCACGCCCCCGCCGATTGCGTCGAGGAAGAACCTGTCGAAGAACGCCGTCCGGGCGGCCATGTAGTCGACCATCCCCTGCATCCGGGGCTTCAGGTCCGGTTCGAGCTCGGCGATCTGGGCGGGCAGATTGGGAGCCGCGAACCAGTCCCACATGCCTTCCCCGGCCGCCTGCAGAAACACCCGCGCGAATGGGTCGCTGATCAGCGGATTCTCACTCTCGGTCTCGGCGGCCCGGGCCGCCGCCACGCCCAGAGCAGTCGCCCCCACGCTCTCGGTGATCTCCCAGCTGTCGTCGTCCGTCCTGGCCACGCCGGTGCCCTCCCCAATTCGCTAGCACGCCTACCTAACCGACCCTACGCGCGCCGGAT is part of the Mycobacterium mantenii genome and encodes:
- a CDS encoding class I SAM-dependent methyltransferase codes for the protein MARTDNDSWEITESVGATALGVASARAAETRSENPLITDPFAQVFLDAAGDGVWNWHSGAQLPAEIVEAEPTLPLQMQSMVGYMASRTAFFDKFFLDATGAGIRQAVILAAGLDARSWRLPWPAGTTVYELDQTRVLDFKASTLAEHGAQPACNRVAVPVDLRQDWPTALRQAGFDASASSVWSAEGLMPYLPAAAQELLFDRIQGLTGPGSRVAVEALGPKFLDPQARAKRRERMDRIRALMAGVDPDRELPRTDELWYFEEREDVGEWFGRHGWDVTVTPADELMAGYGRAAPKEVRDYVPGNLFVAAQRAGS
- a CDS encoding class I SAM-dependent methyltransferase, translated to MARTDDDSWEITESVGATALGVAAARAAETESENPLISDPFARVFLQAAGEGMWDWFAAPNLPAQIAELEPDLKPRMQGMVDYMAARTAFFDRFFLDAIGGGVRQVVILAAGLDSRAWRLPFGKEGPDATTVYELDQPRVLDFKASTLREKGAQPTCKLVNVPVDLRHDWPSALQQAGFDLSAPSVWSAEGLLPFLPAAAQELLFDRVQALSAHGSRIAVEAPGPDFLDEEARNRQRQTMQRVRDLMAELDPERDIPDVQDLWYFEEREDVADWLGRHGWEVTVTPAPELMAGYGRKPPQGIDDATPQTLFVAAQRTGGN